A part of Solicola gregarius genomic DNA contains:
- a CDS encoding putative quinol monooxygenase, which yields MIFIVVRFTVKSEHRDEWLDRVRPFTEATRGEPGNLWFDWSRSVDDPDEFVLVEAFRDADAGADHVSNPHFQAGLDTMRPMLATTPDIINVDMPGDGWSRMAELELDD from the coding sequence ATGATCTTCATCGTCGTCAGGTTCACGGTCAAGTCCGAGCACCGCGACGAGTGGCTGGATCGCGTTCGACCGTTCACCGAGGCCACGCGCGGCGAGCCGGGCAACCTCTGGTTCGACTGGTCACGCAGCGTCGACGATCCCGACGAGTTCGTGCTCGTCGAGGCGTTCCGCGATGCCGACGCCGGTGCCGATCACGTGTCGAACCCGCACTTCCAGGCCGGGCTCGACACGATGCGTCCGATGCTGGCGACGACGCCGGACATCATCAACGTCGATATGCCCGGCGACGGTTGGTCGCGAATGGCCGAGCTGGAGCTCGACGACTAG